The Coffea arabica cultivar ET-39 chromosome 6e, Coffea Arabica ET-39 HiFi, whole genome shotgun sequence genome contains the following window.
TGATGCGGTGAAATCGAACATTGCAGCTGCTGGATTGCAGCTTATTTCAGAGAACAATGCATCATTTGCTTTATCTGAAGCTGCTGTGGTGAGGCAAAGAAGAGCTGGTGAAGGTGAAAAGAGTGTAGATGAGATCTTTAAGCTGTTGGATGAGAAAATTGGTCAGACCAGAGCATTGGCTGCATTGGAACCCCCTAAAGATGTGATAAAATCAGAGCTGCTTTTGCACCAAAAGGAAGGCTTAGCCTGGTTAGTTCAGAGAGAAAATTGTTTAGAATTACCTCCATTTTGGGAAGAAAGAGGTGGAGCTTATGTTAATGTATTGACTAACTACATGACAGATGAGAAGCCAGAGCCATTACGAGGTGGAATTTTTGCTGATGACATGGGACTGGGAAAAACtcttactttgctttccttaatTGCATTTGACAAATTCCATGGTCCTGGTCCTTCATCAGTTGACACTGGTGATGGAGACGTTGGAAAAGAATTGGAATTGAAAGAAGAGGAAGTTATTGTTGTTATTGATAAGCGGTCCAAAAGACAAAAAGGCAGCAAAGGCACTAATACTCAACAAATGAGGCTGAAGACTGAGGTTGTAGATGCAGGTGACATTAAAGTAAAGTCCAAATGTAGTTCTGATCCACACAACTCTGTGGTTTCAAGAACCACCTTGATCGTTTGTCCACCATCTGTTTTTTCATCATGGGTAAACCAATTAGGAGAGCACACTATACCAGGACGCCTAAAAGTGTACATGTACTATGGAGAAAGGACGAAAGACGCTAATGTGCTACAGGCTTATGATATAGTTCTCACTACTTACACCACTTTGGCTGCTGAAGATCCATGGGAAGATTCTCCTGTGAAGAAGATAGAATGGAGGCGAATAATTCTGGATGAGGCGCATTTGATCAAGAATATAAATGCACTGCAAAGTCGTGCGGTTACAAAACTGAATGCCAAGAGAAGGTGGCTTGTCACTGGAACACCAATACAGAATCATTCGTTTGATCTATTTTCGTTAATGGCTTTTCTGAGGTTTGAGCCTTTGTCAATTAAGAACTACTGGAATAATTTGATAGCACGCCCACTTGCTTCAGGAGATGAGAAAGGCATCTCGCGTCTTCAGGTGAAGGACATTGTTTTCTGTGTATTTTGGTTATTACCAAGCCTGCCAAATATACTTTATGACTCATCTGATCGGTTCAGAAGTTGGGTTGAGTTACATATTCTTGTACAAATTTCATTCTGTGAGAAGTAGTATTCTTCAATCATTTAATCCAGTGTTGGCTCCTTGCCAATTGTTTGTGCAtaacaaatttcaaaatttaatttcaggTTCTTATGGCAGCCATATCTTTGAGGAGGACAAAGGACAAGGCATTGGTTGGTTTGCCATCAAAATCTGTGGAGACGCTTCTTGTGGATCTCTCAGCTGAAGAACGGGATGTTTATGACAAGATGGAATCTGAAGCCAGGAAAGTTATTACGCATTATATCAGCGGTGACACTTTAGTTAGAAATTATTCAACAGTACTCAGCATACTTGTACGACTTCGGCAGGTTTGCAATGCTTTGGCCTTGTGCCCTCCAGATATCAGAGAGTTACTTCCTTCACTTGAAGGTAATCTATATTGAGCTTTTAGCTAATTAGTTCGTTGAGTCAGTCCAGTTGTATTTGAACATTGCATTGTCTGCAATGCTTGATCTTTAGCTAGCTTGTTATTCCCATTAATGGGCAAGGCTATCATTATAAAGAGAGGTTTGCAAATGATTTAGATCTATTAACTACGAATCCTCTCTGTTTCCTTTGTTCCCTTTGCTTGATTTAATATGAGAGTCTGTGCAGATGTTAAAAAAGAACCCAAATTGCTGGAAAAGATGCTCTCTGTGCTGCAAGAGGGTGAAGATTTTGACTGCCCAATCTGTATTTCCCCACCACGTAATGCAGTTATTACTTGTTGTGCTCATATCTTCTGCCAATCGTGCATCCTCAAGACCATCAGACGTTCAAACCCATCTTGTCCACTGTGCCGCCATCCACTATCTGATTCGGACCTCTTCCAAGCCCCTCCAAATCTTTCTGAGACAGAAGATACTCCAGAGTCTTCCAGTTTTTCATCCAAGGTTGCTGTTCTTTTACAGCTTCTTTCTGCATCCAGGGATCACAGCCCAACAACAAAATCAGTGGTCTTTTCACAGTTTCAGAAAATGTTGCTCCTCCTTGAAGAGCCACTAAAAGCACTAGGATTCCGGCTATTGAGATTAGATGGCTCGATGAATGCCAAAAAGAGAGCAAAAGTATTAAAAGAGTTCGATGTACCAGCACCTGAAGGACCGACAATCTTGCTTGCCAGTCTGAAAGCTTCTGGAGTTGGAATTAATCTTACTGCTGCTTCTAGGGTTTACTTGATAGAGCCGTGGTGGAATCCAGCAATTGAAGAACAGGCAATGGATCGAATCCACCGAATTGGACAGAAAGAAGACGTGAAGATTGTGAGGTTGATTGCTAAGGAAACCGTTGAAGAAAGAATATTAGCATTACAAGAGCAAAAGAAACTGCTCGCAAGGAAAGCTTTTGGTAGGAGGGTTCCTCAAGGCCAAAGGGAGATCAGCAAAGAAGATCTCGTGACCTTGATGTGCTTGTGAGTTAGTCTTACTTTACATAAGATACCTGCATGCGTTACTTTTGCCCATACTGATGTAACTAATCTTTTTGAGTACCCAGCTTGCAAAGGTATTTTTAATGTCATAGTGGCAGAGCATCCAAATATGTCAGTGATGTATTATAGCCATACTTTGTTTTGCTTTTCTTGTATTATAGTAACTCAAGGATGATTTCAGCTGCAAATATTTAGTTCTTTATCTCAATATGGGGTTGATTCTGGAACTGTAAAAATAGTTCAGTCGCTTTAGTGTTATAAAACTTCTGTCTTGATCTGCAGCTGAACATGAAAACTGAGAATTATAGGAATAACCTTAACAACTTATTCTTATCATGCCAGTTGTTGAGTCTTGTTTTCTTTCCATTGATTGAAGTTTTGTTATATTTGTTTGATGTCGGTGGTAGtttcctctttctttcccttaatTGAAAATTCTGGGTTTGAACATCTTATAGTCCTAATTCTTGATGTATTTGGTTTAAACTCAATGGTTGCGCAATCAGGCCAAAGAGGGCCTAAACAGCGCTAGTGGGGGTTCTTTTAGACCTGTAAATGATTTTGAACTCCTTTTCTAGTAGAATAGTGATCAAAATGAATATTGGGAGTAATATAGAAGCCATTAATCTATAATCTTATTAGAAAATACTTTGTCTAGTCTTGGTAGTCTTATGATGACTTGTAGTTCCAAATGCCATTTCTTTGTACCCATAAATACAAgtctttttaagtttttatagGACTTATTTTTTCCTCAACTAAAATTTAGCAACATTGGAAATCaaagattaaaataaaatatatacatagaaaataagtaaaagaaaatttgagggaaaaagaatttagaaaaatataaattcacaataagactaaaagaaatttaataaataaaaaatattaaagttatataaaaaatataaaaaaaatttaaaagaaaaaagaatgcaGGAAATAGACTTGGGTATTAGATAGGAGagcgggatcaatctaaattCATTTTGAAGGAAATAGACTTGGGAATTGGACAGGCGAGCAGGATCAATCTAAATTCATTTTGAAGTGATCTTGCGCAAATTAGTTCCAATGTAGATATctttgcaatatatatatatatataacaatcgGCATTAGTCTAATCTACAtctacacacatatatatatatatatatatatatatatatatatatatatatataacaatcgGTATTAGTCTAATCTACACCTATTTCTACTCTTACTCTAACCTATTCTAAGGGAAGGGCCCAATTGAGCCAATGGGGAACCGACGGGGATTGAACCACCATCGGACTAGATGGGTACACTATGCACTAGTATGGATTTAAGCCACTTTAAGTGGCAAGCCAAATATAGTGACAATTGATGTGAGGTAAGGTTTGAACCCTTGACCTCTCATCCCACTAAGATGGTAGTGGCCAACAGCCCAAAGGCTGTTGGTTATCTTTGCTATTTATAAGACTGTTGCTTTTGGTGTAAACTAAATGTGTCACTTGATGTATTTTCAAATTTACTTTGGAATGTTCTAGCATTGGCAAAAGCTTGAGTAAACCCGGTCTTCTAGATCTAGTGGTCCAAATTTTACCACATCTTGATTATTTGAGTTGGTGAGATGATGCGACAAATTTTGAGTTACTAGGTCTACATAGAACTGGTCTACCTAAGTATTTGCCTACAACTGGATAAGCATAAAATTTGTCAGTTCTGCATATCTTATAAACTATGCCCGTTTTTATAAACAGTTGAACTCTTGCGCCACTTACTGCAAACATTTGAACTCTTTCAAAATAGGAGTCAATTGGGTTAGATGATGTGTATCTAATAAAGTGTTTTTAGATACTATTATTTATTAGATGATGTGTATTAATTGTAGTGACTCACCAGTTAAATCAGAGACCTAGTGGTTGTACTAGTGACCTATTGATCTAGTCCTTCTACCGAGTTCCTTGTCGGACCTGGTTTAATAACTGTGCCCACAAGTATTAGGTTTTATCCTACAAGCTACCATTCTTACACAAATGAGTGTGCCTCAGGATCCAGAGGTTTTGGGTTTAAatctccatttttcttctcttactTCTTAAACTCCATCACTCGATAACTAGTGTGGAAAGTCAATCTACTAGAACGATTGTGAAATCTAGAGTATGGATTTTGTTGTAAGACACTGGGTAATTATGGAAGTTCGATGAATGGACACAAATGTATCAATTTCAAGTAGTCGTAGTAAGATGTGAACAGATTTCATCTTGCTTTGCTTTCTTTGTATTGATAAAATGAATAACTTTCGGTTAATTATTTTTGAACCCGTGATTTTAGCTAAAAAAGTTATTAAATTAGCCCAGTGAATCTAGGGTGTTACAAATGGTTTCGAAGCAAACCTCACGTACTTTCTGTACGAGGTGAGTTTAGGTTCAAGTAGTGTTATGATTTTGACTAcagaagaaaatacaaagagtTAAGTGTTGTGTGAGACAAACTATCACGTTGGACGGTAGCCACCTTGGAAACTTGAGGGAGTAACTGTCGCGTTGGACAGGGAACCACTTGTAGAGTTTGTAAGAGTCACTTATAAAATTCGTGTACAACTAAGTGGACAGTTTAGATTATGATCGAATTTTACGAGGACGCAAAGTTCTAAAGGAGGGGTGAGGGGTGAGTGTCAGACCTTGAAAGGATTGGTATAATAGTTTTGGCCCATTGGATTATTAATAACTTTAAGTTAATCATTTTGAATCCGTAATTTGAGTTCAAAAAGTTATTGAGCCAACCAAGTGAACCTGAGAAGACAAACAACCAAATTTAGTCTAACCAAAGCCGCTCATTTCAGGAAGTTTGCTCCGACCATGAAGTACCGTGAAGTTGGGAGGGAGTTTGCACGGAGCAAACTATTCTTCGTGTTAAATCTTGGGGATACTAACAAAGGCTAAATCCATGTAAATATTCAAAGTTGGTCCATACTGGATTCAGTAAGGCTAAATCCACCGAAAATTACAAGGAGGTTCGTCCACACTGAATTCATACTGAATCTTGATATAATCAGGTTTAAGTTGGATAAAACCCATTTTTTGGCTCAATTTCTTTGCAACTATCTAATTAAAAACACTTGTCTCATTGGACGTTTTAAACAACGAATCCTTTGAAATTGTTGTTTAAATACACTAATTTTGGATAAGATTCAATTTCATCCAAGTCAGGAAAGGGCATGTACCTCATACGTTTAGCAATTTTGCACTGTGGATTAGTACAAAAAGTATTTTGGAGTCCTCTCAAATCAGAAACAACGAATCCTTTGTGTTTTAATAATTGTTGTTCAAATACACTAAAAACTTTGGATAAGATTCAATTTCATCCCAAGTCAAGAAAGGGTATGTACCTCCTAGGTTTAGCAATTTTGCACTGTGCATTAGTACAAAAGTATCTTGGAGTCCTCCCAAATCTAGGATCTAACAGAGCTAGGACAAAACTATGCAAAAGTGCATAAAATTTTGGCCAAGTAGTTTTCTGAATTTTTGCCATCAAACCACTTAAACTTCTTGTTTTCCAAACCCTAATCTTGATTTTGGACCTGTTCTCCAAATTGAACTAGAAAAGTGTAAACCTAATGGTGAACTAAAAAAGACTAAACCTAATGGTAAATTTGATTGTGAGTTCAAATttgattgaaatttaaaaatagtTTCCCAAAGAAGCACTCTTTTGTTTTCTCTCCTATTTAAAatacttataaaatcaaatccaaagagCACAGATAGAAAATGCAATTCTTTTGTGGGAAATTTTTGGCAAAGAAAAGTAAATTTCCactgaaaaacaaaaaatgaggaacgcaaacaaatcaaaattcattcaaaaaaaaagagagaataacCAGAAAGAAAGCAATGAATATGGTTAATTTATCTAAGTTCTTTAGGAAAACCCAacattttccaactttcaaatTTCTCATCTGGAAATGCTGCTGCATACCATAATATCCTTAATGCCTCATGATGAATTTGTTTTCTaccacaccaaaaaaaaaaaattatataatgcACTCTACTTAAACCTGGAATTATCTTTATCGTCAAAACTATAATTAATTTGGGATAATCAAAACCCATACAAGACAAACAACTAGAATCCTGtacgccaaaaaaaaaaaaacatgtatatATTGCAAAAAAGACTAAGTGGTTAAGTGTATAGTGTATTCTTACTTCAAAAAATAGTAATTGAATTTGAATCACAcgacatacatatacatatacttATTTATATCAATTTACATGATGTAAAACTGTAGAAAAAGTaaaacttttgtctctctctaTTAGGGGACGGTGGATCTTAGTGTGTATAATAGCTTAGTTATGGTGTTGTTATAGGTTTAGTTTATCTATATTTGTGTTTAGGGactatttttataaaatttacaatttattAATTTGCTCAAAGAATTCTTTTAAGGTCTTTTTGAAATTGCAAAgcattttgagaaaaataactTAATAGGGGCAAATAGTGGCAGAGACAAAATTAATTTTCAGCTATGGCTAAAATGATTTAAAGAAAAAGTCATCTTAATAGTGGGAAAGTAGCACtcttaaatgaagaaaatagaaGTCACAAATGTATCTTATgaatattacaaaaaaaaaagttgcgtACTCATTCATTAAATGATAATTGTTCTTTATAAAGCATACTAAACATTTTACTTCTTGCGTTGAGTTCTCATGATTTGAAACATTACATAACCATCTCATTATCGActctaaaatatatatatatatatatatattttttcaatggAAAAACTATTCTccattttttttgcaaaatttacTTTACAAATACTCTAATAGATGTCtcacaaatgaaattaaaaaagaattccacattatattttgtttaaatCAACTTACAAAAATTTGTGTCAGTGGTTATGTAATTCTCTAAAAACAttttttgattggcaaaccccCATACAAGGGTAGAGGGATACTAGCcttaaattttattaatcatcttAAGAAAATATAGAGGAGAATATAAACCTTACTTCCCGAAGTAcatgaatgaaataaaaatgcagagaaaagtcaaaacataaaaaatgaatACTAATCCTTTGTACACACAAAAAAATTGTAACTATGGAAAACagccaaaaaaataataataataaggagAGAACCATGTTAAAGATCTGGCGCCGGATAGACCAGAGACCATTGTAGTTGAGTCTTATAAGCCGACGCTTGGATCAAGGCCTGACGGACATAAAGCTATAAAAGATACTGAATACAACATCACAACACTTTACTTGAAGTTTGGATGAATGAGAGCTGTCAATGGAGCTCTTATTGTTTTTGCAAATTGTGAGTTGGTTTGTAGATAAAAGATGAAAGGATTGAATGCAGGCCATGGATTATGCTTTAAGCAATGCATTTCTTTGACCTCTAGGGTCCTAGGCTACTAGGTATATCAAATTGtataacttttttatttttattttgttgaaaacaaaaaagttaaatCTGAATAAACTAGAATTATTTAAGCAATAGAATATAGGTTTCAATACAGAAAGCAAAAAGGTTTCGAGTTATTAACACTTAATTCCCATCAATTCGCACAAACAacatcaaacttttttttttagtgtaagtagAAGGTCTCGAACATTCCCTTTCTTTGTACCGTCCAATCCATCTCTCTTCAAATTTTACAACCTAAACgagtagaaaagaaaatttgttcCAAACAAACAAACCAGATACTAACAAAATCTTAATGAGGTGGTGGGGGCATGTGCTCCCCAATTTGAATCCACGTAAAGTTGTGTTTCGTTCAATattgagttttttgggagtttgtctaaaactttactgtagtgcactgtagaagtttttgaaaaaattttgtagaagtttttgtaaggtgaaaaacttttttgtagaagtttttgaaatgttACTGCAGacgttttttggattatttttagaggtatttataaaacttatttttgagtattttataatttataatttttatatttttaaatttttaaacatttatgcatttataatatgtttataaatatttagaaataaatatatttatatataaatatataaatatatttatattatatataatacgtaatatacatatatttataaatgtataaatgtataattaatataaatgtataaattataaatgaatattatataaatgtataaattataatttataaatgtatatgatgattatgtataaatgtattaatattatgtataaatgcataattaatattttttataatttataatttttattgtttaaatatttatatgcatttatgcatttataatacatttataaatatttataaataaatatatttatatatttatatataaatatataaatgtattatattaaataaaatacataatatacatatatttataaatgtataaatgtataattaatataaatgtatatattataaatgaatattatataaatgtataaattataatttacaaatatatatgatgattatgtataactttattaatataattaatataaatgtataaatgtattaatattatgtataaatgtataattaatattgtttataatttataatttttattgtttaaatatttatatgcatttatatatttataatacatttataaatatttaaaataaatatatttatataaaaatatataaatgtattatattatataaaatacataatatacatatatttataaatgtataaatgtataaatgtataattaatataaatgtatatattataaatgaatattatataaatgtataaattataaattataaatatatatgatgattatgtataacagtattaatataattaatataaatgtattaatgtattaatattatgtataaatgtataattaatattgtttataatgtataatttttattgtttaaatatttatatatatttatgcatttataatacatttataaataaatatatttatatagttatataaaaatatataaatgtattatattataatataatacataatataaatatatttacaaatgtaataattgtatattattataaatgaatattatataaatatataaattaatatattataaatatataaatatataatattatgtataaatgtattaatataattaatttaaatgtataaatgtattagtattatgtataaatgtataattaatattgtgtgttaatattatgtataaatgtattatattatacataatacataatataattgtatataaatatacacaaatatatatacataaatgtgtaatatatataatatttattatatatattaaatatataatatataatatttatataaatgtataattacatatttctattaatattaat
Protein-coding sequences here:
- the LOC113695208 gene encoding putative SWI/SNF-related matrix-associated actin-dependent regulator of chromatin subfamily A member 3-like 1, with the protein product MTAAIDPVDEFLNLDAWPLSPEEDYSSSGNDSGDQRHSHHRDLPFSQSSISSSSSSSSSSPHSPGESYMVGFLIVNVVGIQYYNGTINGREMVGLVREPLNAYDENAIKVLNTRSVQVGHIERMAAKVLAPMIDSRLIAVEGIVPKASARFNRYKIPCQVHIFARIEAFDAVKSNIAAAGLQLISENNASFALSEAAVVRQRRAGEGEKSVDEIFKLLDEKIGQTRALAALEPPKDVIKSELLLHQKEGLAWLVQRENCLELPPFWEERGGAYVNVLTNYMTDEKPEPLRGGIFADDMGLGKTLTLLSLIAFDKFHGPGPSSVDTGDGDVGKELELKEEEVIVVIDKRSKRQKGSKGTNTQQMRLKTEVVDAGDIKVKSKCSSDPHNSVVSRTTLIVCPPSVFSSWVNQLGEHTIPGRLKVYMYYGERTKDANVLQAYDIVLTTYTTLAAEDPWEDSPVKKIEWRRIILDEAHLIKNINALQSRAVTKLNAKRRWLVTGTPIQNHSFDLFSLMAFLRFEPLSIKNYWNNLIARPLASGDEKGISRLQVLMAAISLRRTKDKALVGLPSKSVETLLVDLSAEERDVYDKMESEARKVITHYISGDTLVRNYSTVLSILVRLRQVCNALALCPPDIRELLPSLEDVKKEPKLLEKMLSVLQEGEDFDCPICISPPRNAVITCCAHIFCQSCILKTIRRSNPSCPLCRHPLSDSDLFQAPPNLSETEDTPESSSFSSKVAVLLQLLSASRDHSPTTKSVVFSQFQKMLLLLEEPLKALGFRLLRLDGSMNAKKRAKVLKEFDVPAPEGPTILLASLKASGVGINLTAASRVYLIEPWWNPAIEEQAMDRIHRIGQKEDVKIVRLIAKETVEERILALQEQKKLLARKAFGRRVPQGQREISKEDLVTLMCL